Proteins encoded by one window of Antechinus flavipes isolate AdamAnt ecotype Samford, QLD, Australia chromosome 4, AdamAnt_v2, whole genome shotgun sequence:
- the TAB2 gene encoding TGF-beta-activated kinase 1 and MAP3K7-binding protein 2, which translates to MAQGSHQIDFQVLHDLRQKFPEVPEVVVSRCMLQNNNNLDACCAVLSQESTKYLYGEGDLNFSDDSGIAGLRNHMTSLNLDLQSQHVYHHGREGSRMNGSRTLTHSISDGHLQGGQSNSELFQQEPQTAPAQVPQGFNVFGVPNISGASNSTPHLGFHLGSKGVSNLSQQTPRFNPIMVTLAPNIQTGRNTPTSLHIHGVPPPGLNSSQGNSIYIRPYITTPSGTTRQTPQHPGWVSQFNPMHPQQVYQPSQPSPWTTYPASNPVSHTSTQQTNQQGHQTSHVYMPISSPTTPQPPTIHSSGSSQSSAHSQFNIQNISTGPRKNQIEIKLEPPQRNNSSKLRSSGPRNSNNPSSVNSHTLTRSQPTVYIAASPPSTDEVISRSQPKVYISANATTGDEQVIRNQPTLFISTNSGASAASRNMSGQVSMGPTFIHHHPPKSRAVGNNTTATSPRVVVTQPNTKYTFKITVSPNKPPAVSPGVVSPTFELTNLLNHPDHYVETEGIQHLTDPVLAHVDRISEARKLSMGSDDAAYTQALLVHQKARMERLQRELEIQKKKLDKLKSEVNEMENNLTRRRLKRSNSISQIPSLEEMQQLRSCNRQLQIDIDCLTKEIDLFQARGPHFNPSAIHNFYDNIGFVGPMPPKPKDQRPTAKTPKSQDTEEDEGAQWNCTACTFLNHPALIRCEQCEMPRHF; encoded by the exons aataataataacCTGGATGCCTGCTGTGCTGTTCTTTCCCAAGAGAGTACAAAGTATCTTTATGGTGAAGGAGATTTGAATTTTTCGGATGATTCTGGGATTGCTGGTCTACGAAATCACATGACTTCTCTCAACCTGGACTTGCAATCACAACATGTATATCATCatggaagggaaggaagtagAATGAATGGAAGTAGGACTTTGACTCATAGTATCAGTGATGGACACCTCCAAGGTGGTCAGTCCAACAGTGAATTATTTCAACAGGAGCCACAGACAGCACCAGCTCAAGTTCCACAGGGCTTTAATGTTTTTGGAGTGCCCAATATTTCTGGTGCTTCAAATTCAACACCACACCTGGGATTTCACTTAGGCAGCAAAGGAGTATCTAACCTTTCTCAACAAACTCCCAGATTCAATCCCATAATGGTAACTTTAGCCCCAAATATTCAGACTGGTCGTAATACTCCTACATCTTTGCACATACATGGTGTACCTCCACCTGGACTTAACAGTTCACAGGGAAATTCTATCTATATTAGGCCTTACATCACAACTCCTAGTGGTACAACTCGGCAGACACCTCAGCATCCTGGATGGGTGTCTCAGTTTAATCCTATGCACCCTCAACAAGTCTATCAGCCTTCACAACCTAGTCCCTGGACTACTTATCCTGCATCTAATCCAGTGTCACATACCTCAACCCAACAGACAAACCAGCAAGGCCATCAGACCTCTCATGTCTATATGCCAATCAGTTCACCTACTACGCCTCAACCACCAACAATTCATTCATCTGGTAGCTCACAGTCTTCTGCCCATAGCCAATTTAACATTCAGAATATTTCAACAGGACCTCGCAAAAACCAAATCGAAATCAAACTTGAACCCCCACAAAGAAACAATTCTTCAAAACTGCGTTCCTCTGGACCTCGAAACTCTAATAATCCCTCCTCTGTCAATAGCCATACATTAACTCGAAGTCAGCCCACTGTTTACATAGCTGCCAGTCCCCCAAGTACAGATGAGGTGATATCTCGCAGTCAGCCCAAGGTCTATATTTCTGCTAATGCCACCACAGGAGATGAACAGGTTATACGGAATCAGCCCACACTCTTCATATCAACGAATTCTGGAGCATCTGCTGCTTCCAGGAATATGTCTGGGCAAGTAAGCATGGGCCCTACCTTTATTCATCATCACCCACCCAAGAGTCGGGCAGTAGGCAACAACACCACTGCAACTTCTCCTCGAGTGGTAGTCACTCAACCTAatacaaaatatacttttaaaataacagTTTCTCCAAATAAGCCCCCTGCCGTTTCACCAGGGGTGGTGTCCCCAACCTTTGAACTTACAAATCTTCTAAACCACCCTGATCATTATGTAGAAACAGAGGGTATTCAGCACCTCACTGACCCTGTTTTAGCACATGTGGATAGGATCAGTGAGGCCCGGAAACTGAGTATGGGATCTGATGATGCTGCCTACACACAAG CTTTACTGGTACACCAGAAGGCCAGAATGGAACGGCTTCAACGAGAACTtgagattcaaaagaaaaagctGGATAAACTAAAATCTGAGGTCAATGAAATGGAGAATAATTTAACTCGGAGGCGTCTAAAAAGATCGAATTCTATATCCCAAATTCCTTCA CTTGAAGAAATGCAGCAATTAAGAAGTTGTAATAGACAGCTGCAGATTGACATTGACTGTCTAACCAAAGAAATTGATCTTTTTCAAGCCAGAG GACCACATTTTAACCCCAGCGCAATTCATAACTTTTATGACAATATTGGATTTGTAGGTCCCATGCCACCAAAGCCCAAAG ATCAAAGACCCACTGCCAAAACACCAAAATCTCAAGACACAGAAGAAGATGAGGGAGCTCAGTGGAATTGTACTGCCTGTACCTTTTTGAATCATCCAGCCTTAATCCGTTGTGAACAGTGTGAGATGCCAAGGCATTTCTGA